One genomic segment of Amycolatopsis sp. Hca4 includes these proteins:
- a CDS encoding TetR/AcrR family transcriptional regulator, producing MTEGTYGTQRKAAARNRVAIIEAAHELFAENPLVPLSEVAKRAGVGAGTLYRHFPTREDLILGAYQHDIERLTATADEVLARHSSAKAAFVEWFETLAAYIRIKHGLGDALHSAAAQELISASWAPTTEAVAKLVDACVAEGTIAPGHDPADIIMLMSFLWRVANNEEGAAQGRRLIAAVFQGLQVPPG from the coding sequence ATGACCGAGGGGACGTACGGCACCCAGCGCAAGGCCGCCGCGCGCAACCGCGTCGCGATCATCGAGGCCGCCCACGAGCTGTTCGCGGAGAACCCGCTGGTGCCGCTGAGCGAGGTCGCCAAGCGCGCCGGCGTCGGCGCCGGCACCCTCTACCGCCACTTCCCGACCCGCGAAGACCTGATCCTCGGCGCCTACCAGCACGACATCGAACGCCTCACGGCCACCGCCGACGAAGTGCTCGCCCGTCATTCCTCCGCCAAGGCCGCCTTCGTCGAGTGGTTCGAAACCCTCGCCGCCTACATCCGCATCAAGCACGGGCTCGGCGACGCGCTGCACAGCGCCGCGGCGCAGGAACTGATCAGCGCGTCGTGGGCACCCACCACCGAGGCGGTCGCGAAGCTCGTCGACGCGTGCGTGGCCGAGGGCACCATCGCGCCCGGCCACGACCCCGCCGACATCATCATGCTCATGAGCTTCCTGTGGCGCGTGGCGAACAACGAGGAGGGCGCGGCCCAGGGGCGTCGCCTGATCGCGGCCGTCTTCCAGGGCCTCCAGGTGCCGCCCGGCTGA
- a CDS encoding aldo/keto reductase, with translation MQYVKLGATGLDVSPVAIGAMSYGEPDRGHPVWSLGEEQARPLIKHALEAGINFFDTANMYSNGSSEEILGRALKDFADRDDVVIATKLRHPMRPGPNGRGLSRKAIMTEVDHSLRRLGTDYIDLYQIHRNDHDTPLEETLEALSDLVKAGKVRYLGASSMFAWEFAKALHLQKQHGWARFVSMQDHYNLLAREEEREMIPLCLDEGVGTIVWSPLARGRLARAWDDAKATARAGTDGAYADLLYSPAEEESNRAIVAAVGKVAADHGGSRASIALAWLHRQPVVTAPLVGAGSIEQIDDAVASLDVSLSDDDVRALTAPYTPRYDWQGVSDEATMAAIRARVPGMALT, from the coding sequence ATGCAATACGTGAAGCTCGGCGCCACCGGCCTGGACGTCTCCCCCGTCGCGATCGGCGCGATGAGCTACGGCGAGCCCGATCGCGGTCACCCCGTCTGGTCGCTCGGCGAGGAACAGGCCCGGCCGCTGATCAAGCACGCCCTCGAGGCGGGCATCAACTTCTTCGACACCGCGAACATGTACTCGAACGGGTCCAGCGAAGAGATCCTCGGCCGGGCGCTCAAGGACTTCGCCGACCGCGACGACGTCGTGATCGCCACCAAGCTGCGGCACCCGATGCGCCCGGGACCGAACGGCCGCGGACTGTCCCGCAAGGCGATCATGACCGAGGTCGACCACTCGCTGCGGCGGCTGGGCACGGACTACATCGACCTCTACCAGATCCACCGCAACGACCACGACACGCCGCTGGAGGAGACCCTCGAGGCGCTCAGCGACCTGGTCAAGGCGGGCAAGGTGCGGTACCTGGGTGCGTCGTCGATGTTCGCGTGGGAGTTCGCCAAAGCCCTGCACCTGCAGAAGCAGCACGGCTGGGCGCGGTTCGTGTCCATGCAGGACCACTACAACCTGCTGGCCCGCGAGGAAGAACGCGAAATGATCCCGCTGTGCCTGGACGAGGGCGTCGGCACGATCGTCTGGAGCCCGCTGGCCCGCGGCCGCCTGGCCCGGGCGTGGGACGACGCGAAGGCGACGGCCCGCGCCGGCACCGACGGGGCTTACGCGGACCTGCTGTATTCGCCGGCGGAAGAGGAGTCGAACCGCGCGATCGTGGCGGCGGTCGGGAAGGTGGCGGCGGACCACGGCGGGAGCCGCGCGTCGATCGCCCTGGCCTGGCTGCACCGGCAGCCGGTCGTCACAGCGCCGCTGGTCGGGGCGGGTTCGATCGAGCAGATCGACGACGCGGTGGCCTCGCTGGACGTCTCGCTCAGCGATGACGACGTGCGCGCGCTCACTGCGCCCTATACGCCGCGGTACGACTGGCAGGGCGTCTCGGACGAAGCGACCATGGCGGCGATCCGGGCCCGGGTGCCGGGGATGGCGCTGACGTGA
- a CDS encoding NAD(P)-binding domain-containing protein, with amino-acid sequence MDRADHETDVVVVGAGQAGLSAAYHLRRAGFANRSGFVVLDHGKRAGGAWQYRWPSLVLGKVHGIHDLPGMAFGTPDVTRPASEVVSEYFARFESVYDLPVLRPVDVQSVTRAGDRLVVSSPAESWAAKAVISATGTWDRPFWPRYPGQETFAGRQLHTADYGGPEDFRGRRVVVVGGGASAVQLLMEFAPLARATAWVTRRPPVWRDEPFSEDWGRHAVAKVDERVRAGLPPESVVSVTDLAVTPEVRAARAAGILDRRPMFERITPDGVVWADGERFDADVILWATGFRAAIDHLAPLHIREPGGGIRMDGTRVVLEPRLHLVGYGPSASTVGANRAGRAAVAEIRKLLG; translated from the coding sequence ATGGACCGCGCGGATCACGAGACCGATGTTGTGGTCGTCGGGGCTGGGCAAGCTGGCCTCTCTGCTGCCTACCACCTGCGGCGGGCGGGGTTTGCCAACCGCAGCGGGTTTGTTGTTCTCGATCACGGCAAGCGGGCCGGGGGTGCCTGGCAGTACCGGTGGCCGTCGCTCGTTCTCGGGAAAGTGCATGGCATTCATGATCTGCCCGGCATGGCCTTCGGTACTCCGGACGTGACGCGGCCCGCCTCCGAAGTCGTTTCCGAGTACTTTGCGCGCTTCGAAAGCGTTTACGACCTTCCCGTGCTTCGGCCCGTCGATGTGCAGTCCGTGACGCGGGCGGGGGACCGGCTGGTCGTCTCGAGCCCCGCCGAGTCGTGGGCCGCCAAGGCCGTTATCAGTGCCACCGGGACCTGGGACCGGCCCTTCTGGCCGCGCTATCCCGGACAGGAGACCTTCGCCGGGCGGCAGCTGCACACCGCCGACTACGGCGGGCCCGAAGACTTCCGCGGCCGGCGGGTCGTCGTGGTCGGCGGTGGGGCCTCCGCCGTTCAGCTGCTCATGGAGTTCGCCCCGCTCGCCCGCGCGACCGCCTGGGTCACGCGGCGGCCGCCCGTGTGGCGGGACGAGCCCTTCAGCGAGGACTGGGGACGCCACGCCGTCGCCAAGGTCGACGAACGGGTGCGGGCCGGGCTGCCGCCCGAAAGCGTGGTCAGCGTGACCGATCTGGCCGTGACGCCCGAAGTGCGGGCCGCCCGGGCCGCCGGGATCCTCGACCGGCGGCCGATGTTCGAGCGGATCACCCCGGACGGTGTCGTGTGGGCGGACGGCGAGCGCTTCGACGCCGACGTGATCCTCTGGGCCACCGGGTTCCGCGCGGCGATCGACCACCTCGCCCCGCTGCACATCCGCGAGCCCGGCGGCGGCATCCGCATGGACGGCACGCGGGTGGTGCTCGAACCACGCCTGCACCTGGTCGGGTACGGGCCCTCGGCGAGCACCGTCGGAGCCAACCGGGCCGGCCGGGCCGCGGTGGCGGAAATCCGGAAACTGCTGGGGTGA
- a CDS encoding diguanylate cyclase: MLVALGVAQAEMSRRIERLRRWMSGQTHINVTSVWYLAGVVLLPPAWVALLAVVLYTHLWVRVWRQVRTRPAHRFVASTAWAMLSCFAASSVLAVLGLHGTPLQTPRGVFALCLAAAVFELVNVGLVAAGIYLYTSQRSAADLVGTWEDNAFELATLCLGGLAALALVEQPVLVVFVVAPLLLLHRYLLLKQQLQVTAVTDEKTGLLNTAGWHEAAAREHVRAQRRAGGGFAVLMIDLDHFKRINDTYGHLTGDDVLAAVAVAISGSVRQGDTVGRFGGEEFVVLLPGIGRADVLAIAERVRVAVGELNVVISTGGGTVRVSGLSVSIGVARYPDAGPTLDNVLRTADAALYRAKEAGRNRVAV, from the coding sequence GTGCTCGTGGCGCTCGGGGTGGCGCAGGCCGAGATGTCGCGGCGGATCGAGCGGTTGCGGCGGTGGATGAGCGGGCAGACGCACATCAACGTCACCTCCGTCTGGTACCTCGCCGGTGTCGTGCTGCTGCCGCCGGCTTGGGTGGCGCTGCTCGCCGTTGTGCTCTACACCCACCTGTGGGTGCGCGTGTGGCGTCAGGTGCGGACGCGGCCCGCGCACCGCTTCGTCGCGAGCACGGCCTGGGCGATGCTTTCCTGCTTCGCTGCTTCCTCCGTTCTTGCTGTTCTGGGCTTGCACGGGACGCCGTTGCAGACGCCGCGTGGGGTGTTCGCGCTGTGCCTGGCGGCCGCTGTTTTCGAGCTGGTCAACGTCGGCCTGGTGGCGGCCGGCATCTACCTCTACACCAGCCAGCGGTCGGCGGCCGACCTCGTCGGGACCTGGGAGGACAACGCTTTCGAGCTGGCGACCCTCTGCCTGGGCGGGCTCGCGGCCCTGGCGCTGGTCGAGCAGCCGGTGCTGGTGGTGTTCGTCGTGGCTCCCTTGCTGTTGCTGCACCGCTACCTGCTGCTGAAGCAGCAACTGCAGGTCACGGCCGTGACGGACGAGAAGACCGGGCTGCTCAACACCGCCGGGTGGCATGAAGCCGCGGCGCGGGAGCATGTCCGCGCCCAGCGCCGCGCCGGTGGGGGCTTTGCGGTGTTGATGATCGACTTGGACCACTTCAAGCGGATCAACGACACCTACGGGCACCTGACCGGCGACGACGTGCTGGCCGCCGTGGCGGTGGCGATCTCCGGTTCGGTGCGCCAGGGCGACACAGTGGGCCGGTTCGGGGGCGAGGAGTTCGTGGTGCTGCTGCCGGGCATCGGGCGCGCGGACGTGCTGGCGATCGCCGAGCGGGTGCGGGTGGCGGTGGGTGAGCTGAACGTGGTGATTTCGACGGGTGGCGGGACGGTTCGGGTGAGTGGCCTTTCGGTTTCGATCGGGGTGGCGCGGTATCCGGACGCGGGGCCGACGCTGGATAACGTTCTCCGCACCGCTGATGCGGCGTTGTATCGCGCCAAGGAGGCCGGTCGGAACCGGGTTGCCGTGTAG
- a CDS encoding SRPBCC family protein yields MRLDHEFTVPAPIGEVWQAVVDPERVAPCMPGATLTKVEGDRFSGTVKVKLGPISLLYKGNGEFLEKDEAAHKVTIKASGKDSRGAGTAAATVTLTLTETSTGTHGSVATDLAITGKPAQFGRGLISEVGGKILDTFAGCLSGKLTPAAAPDASAAPAASESTATSAAASASAASGSTSKSASAASADPAASAAADPAPAAAADPAAKPQPKVKPAPTTPEINTEPKPKPAADRPALHSVPAPPETEAIDLLDYAGQSVLKRVVPVLVAIAAVVGLVAVIRALRK; encoded by the coding sequence GTGCGGCTCGACCACGAATTCACCGTCCCGGCGCCGATCGGCGAGGTCTGGCAGGCGGTCGTCGATCCGGAGCGAGTGGCCCCGTGCATGCCGGGAGCCACGTTGACCAAGGTCGAGGGTGACCGGTTCAGCGGAACGGTGAAGGTCAAGCTGGGGCCGATTTCCTTGCTGTACAAGGGCAACGGTGAGTTCCTGGAGAAGGACGAAGCGGCCCACAAGGTGACGATCAAGGCCTCGGGCAAGGACTCCCGAGGAGCGGGCACGGCGGCGGCGACGGTGACGCTGACGTTGACGGAGACGTCCACTGGAACCCACGGGTCGGTGGCGACGGACCTGGCGATCACGGGCAAGCCCGCCCAGTTCGGGCGGGGGCTGATCAGCGAGGTGGGCGGGAAGATCCTGGACACGTTCGCGGGGTGTTTGTCGGGCAAACTGACCCCGGCGGCGGCACCCGACGCATCTGCGGCCCCGGCAGCTTCGGAATCGACTGCCACTTCCGCGGCGGCTTCGGCTTCTGCGGCCTCGGGTTCGACTTCGAAATCGGCATCCGCGGCGAGCGCCGATCCGGCGGCATCCGCGGCGGCGGACCCTGCCCCGGCGGCCGCAGCCGATCCGGCGGCCAAGCCCCAGCCGAAGGTCAAGCCGGCCCCGACCACCCCGGAGATCAACACGGAGCCGAAGCCCAAGCCGGCGGCGGACCGCCCGGCACTGCACAGCGTCCCGGCACCCCCGGAGACCGAGGCAATCGACTTGCTCGACTACGCGGGGCAGTCGGTGCTCAAGCGGGTAGTCCCGGTCCTGGTCGCGATCGCCGCGGTGGTGGGCCTGGTGGCAGTCATCCGAGCCCTGCGCAAGTAA
- a CDS encoding xanthine dehydrogenase family protein subunit M, whose protein sequence is MIPAPFDYVRPSTVDEAVQALAAAGEDAKVLAGGQSLLPVLRMRLAAPTTLIDLGRVAELRGVREEGDELVIGAMTTHYDVQRDALVASHAALLKEATDTVADPQIRHRGTLGGAIAHADPAGDLLAPVLALDASLVLAGPAGRRTVPAAEFFRDLFTTALAPDELLVEVRIPKHTGWRAHYEKFNRVAQAWSMVAVAVTVRTEAGVIEEARVALTNMGSTPVRASGVEAALVGVQASADAIAAAASHAAEGTNPPVDGNADVEYRRHLAQVLTGRAIAAAAAGA, encoded by the coding sequence GTGATCCCGGCTCCCTTCGACTACGTCCGCCCGTCCACAGTGGACGAAGCGGTGCAGGCACTGGCGGCGGCGGGCGAGGACGCCAAGGTGCTGGCGGGCGGGCAGAGCCTGCTGCCGGTGCTGCGGATGCGCCTGGCGGCGCCGACCACGCTGATCGACCTCGGCCGCGTCGCCGAACTGCGCGGCGTCCGCGAAGAGGGCGACGAGCTGGTGATCGGCGCGATGACCACGCACTACGACGTCCAGCGGGACGCGTTGGTGGCCTCGCACGCGGCGTTGCTCAAGGAAGCGACCGACACGGTGGCCGACCCGCAGATCCGCCACCGCGGGACGCTGGGCGGCGCGATCGCCCACGCCGACCCGGCCGGCGACCTGCTGGCGCCGGTGCTGGCGCTGGACGCGTCCCTGGTGCTGGCCGGGCCGGCGGGACGGCGCACGGTGCCGGCCGCGGAGTTCTTCCGCGACCTGTTCACCACCGCGCTGGCGCCGGACGAGCTGCTGGTCGAGGTCCGCATCCCCAAGCACACGGGGTGGCGGGCGCACTACGAGAAGTTCAACCGCGTCGCCCAGGCGTGGTCGATGGTGGCGGTCGCGGTCACCGTCCGTACCGAGGCGGGGGTGATCGAGGAGGCCCGGGTTGCGCTGACGAACATGGGCTCGACCCCCGTCCGCGCCTCGGGCGTCGAGGCGGCCCTGGTCGGCGTCCAGGCCTCGGCGGACGCGATCGCCGCGGCGGCTTCGCACGCGGCGGAGGGAACGAACCCGCCGGTGGACGGCAATGCCGACGTCGAGTACCGCCGCCACCTCGCGCAGGTCCTCACGGGCCGCGCCATCGCGGCGGCGGCGGCCGGCGCCTGA
- a CDS encoding xanthine dehydrogenase family protein molybdopterin-binding subunit, whose protein sequence is MTATIEPEVGKARRRKEDERLITGRTRWTDNITLPGMLHMAVLRSPFAHAKIVSIDTSAAKSASGVVAVYTGKDLDPDGAIGMPCAWPITPDMKAPRRPVLASDTVNFAGEGVAVVVARTSAEAHDALEEIDVEYDELPVILDMEAAIADGASLVHEDLGTNTSAVWKFDSGEAGTGGNVEDAISSSEVVLKRRFRQQRLVPAFMEPRACVVDPTGTQITMWAATQVPHILRVMSALTLGIPEHKLRVIAPDVGGGFGGKIGVLPEEMMSLLVAQKLGKPVKWNESRSETMLAAHHGRDQIQDITISATRDGQVTGLKVELLANLGAYNGLVGPGVPILGAFMFNAIYKIPAYHFACTNVYTTTTLTDAYRGAGRPEATFAIERIMDELAVELGMDPLELREKNWIKHEEFPFTTVCGLTYDSGNYEAATEKAKQLFDYDGLRAEQEKRRASKDKVQLGIGISTFTEMCGLAPSRVLGSLDYGAGGWEYASIRMLPTGKVEVTTGASAHGQGHETAWSQIVADQLGVAFEDVEILHGDTQSSHKGMDTYGSRSLVVGGIAVIKAAEKVVAKAKPIAAHLLECAEDDLEFAGGKFTVKGTDTSTTLADVALAVFAAHNLPDGVEPSLDSDATFDPENFSFPHGTHLCAAEVDTETGRVKLRSYVCVDDVGVAVNPLIVEGQVHGGLAQGIAQALFEGTEHDESGTLTTGTFADYLLPSAADLPSFTTDRTETPATSNPLGAKGVGEAGTIASTPAVVNAVVDAVRQFGVNDIEMPLTPMRVWHAIQHGTTDAGGPGRGEAGGGLGSIDATGGAQ, encoded by the coding sequence ATGACCGCGACGATCGAACCGGAGGTCGGCAAGGCCCGCCGCCGCAAGGAGGACGAGCGGCTGATCACCGGCCGCACCCGCTGGACCGACAACATCACGCTGCCCGGAATGCTGCACATGGCGGTCCTGCGCAGCCCGTTCGCGCACGCCAAGATCGTCTCGATCGACACGTCCGCGGCGAAGAGCGCGTCCGGGGTCGTCGCCGTCTACACCGGCAAGGACCTCGACCCGGACGGCGCGATCGGCATGCCCTGCGCCTGGCCGATCACGCCCGACATGAAGGCACCGCGCCGTCCCGTCCTCGCGTCCGACACGGTGAACTTCGCCGGTGAGGGCGTCGCGGTCGTCGTCGCGCGGACGTCCGCCGAAGCGCACGACGCGCTCGAGGAGATCGACGTCGAGTACGACGAACTGCCGGTCATCCTCGACATGGAAGCCGCGATCGCGGATGGGGCTTCTCTCGTCCACGAGGACCTGGGCACCAACACGAGCGCGGTCTGGAAGTTCGACTCGGGCGAGGCAGGCACCGGCGGCAACGTCGAGGACGCGATCAGCTCGTCGGAGGTCGTGCTCAAGCGCCGCTTCCGCCAGCAACGGCTCGTCCCGGCGTTCATGGAGCCGCGCGCCTGCGTCGTCGACCCGACCGGCACGCAGATCACCATGTGGGCGGCCACCCAGGTCCCGCACATCCTGCGCGTGATGTCGGCGCTGACGCTCGGCATCCCCGAGCACAAGCTGCGGGTGATCGCCCCGGACGTCGGTGGCGGCTTCGGCGGCAAGATCGGCGTCCTGCCCGAAGAGATGATGTCGCTGCTCGTCGCGCAGAAGCTCGGCAAGCCGGTCAAGTGGAACGAGTCGCGGTCGGAGACCATGCTCGCCGCGCACCACGGCCGCGACCAGATCCAGGACATCACCATCTCGGCGACCCGCGACGGCCAGGTCACCGGTCTCAAGGTCGAGCTGCTCGCCAACCTCGGCGCGTACAACGGCCTGGTCGGGCCGGGCGTGCCGATCCTCGGCGCGTTCATGTTCAACGCGATCTACAAGATCCCGGCGTACCACTTCGCGTGCACCAACGTGTACACGACGACCACGCTGACCGACGCCTACCGCGGCGCCGGCCGCCCGGAGGCGACGTTCGCGATCGAGCGGATCATGGACGAGCTGGCCGTCGAGCTCGGCATGGACCCGCTGGAACTGCGCGAGAAGAACTGGATCAAGCACGAGGAGTTCCCGTTCACGACCGTGTGCGGGCTGACCTACGACTCGGGCAACTACGAGGCCGCCACCGAGAAGGCCAAGCAGCTCTTCGACTACGACGGCCTGCGCGCCGAGCAGGAGAAGCGCCGCGCGTCGAAGGACAAGGTCCAGCTCGGCATCGGCATCTCGACGTTCACCGAGATGTGCGGGCTCGCGCCGTCGCGGGTGCTCGGCTCGCTCGACTACGGCGCCGGCGGCTGGGAGTACGCGTCGATCCGGATGCTGCCCACCGGCAAGGTCGAGGTGACGACGGGTGCGTCCGCGCACGGCCAGGGCCACGAAACGGCGTGGAGCCAGATCGTCGCCGACCAGCTCGGCGTCGCGTTCGAGGACGTCGAAATCCTGCACGGCGACACCCAGTCGTCGCACAAGGGCATGGACACCTACGGCTCGCGGTCGCTCGTGGTCGGCGGGATCGCGGTCATCAAGGCCGCGGAGAAGGTGGTCGCGAAGGCCAAGCCGATCGCCGCGCACCTGCTCGAATGCGCCGAGGACGACCTCGAGTTCGCCGGCGGCAAGTTCACGGTGAAGGGCACGGACACGTCCACGACGCTGGCCGACGTGGCGCTCGCGGTGTTCGCGGCGCACAACCTGCCCGACGGCGTCGAGCCGTCGCTCGACTCGGACGCGACGTTCGACCCGGAGAACTTCTCGTTCCCGCACGGCACGCACCTGTGCGCGGCCGAGGTGGACACCGAGACGGGCCGGGTCAAGCTGCGCTCGTACGTCTGCGTCGACGACGTCGGCGTCGCGGTGAACCCGCTGATCGTCGAAGGCCAGGTGCACGGCGGGCTCGCGCAGGGCATCGCGCAGGCGTTGTTCGAGGGCACCGAGCACGACGAAAGCGGCACGCTGACGACCGGCACGTTCGCCGACTACCTGCTGCCGTCGGCGGCCGACCTCCCGTCGTTCACCACCGACCGCACGGAGACACCGGCGACGTCCAACCCGCTCGGCGCCAAGGGCGTCGGCGAGGCGGGCACCATCGCGTCCACCCCGGCGGTGGTCAACGCGGTGGTCGACGCCGTGCGCCAGTTCGGCGTGAACGACATCGAGATGCCGCTGACCCCGATGCGGGTCTGGCACGCCATCCAGCACGGCACCACCGACGCGGGCGGCCCCGGCCGCGGCGAAGCCGGTGGCGGCCTCGGTTCGATCGACGCCACCGGAGGTGCGCAGTGA
- a CDS encoding (2Fe-2S)-binding protein yields the protein MRITVTVDGTKYTDEVEPRTLLVHHLREKLGKVGTVVGCDTSNCGACTVHLDGHSVKSCSVLAVQADGCEVTTIEGLARDGQLHPVQKAFNDNHALQCGFCTPGMIMQSIDLLADNPDPDEQAVREGLEGNLCRCTGYQNIVRAVRDAAQHMSPGAGPEAERITETKHVGVGGD from the coding sequence ATGCGCATCACCGTCACCGTCGACGGGACCAAGTACACCGACGAAGTCGAACCCCGCACCCTCCTCGTGCACCACCTACGGGAAAAACTCGGGAAGGTCGGCACCGTCGTCGGCTGCGACACCAGCAACTGCGGCGCCTGCACCGTCCACCTCGACGGGCACAGCGTGAAGTCCTGCTCCGTGCTGGCCGTGCAGGCCGACGGCTGCGAGGTCACCACCATCGAAGGCCTCGCCCGCGACGGGCAGCTGCACCCGGTGCAGAAGGCCTTCAACGACAACCACGCGCTGCAGTGCGGGTTCTGCACCCCCGGCATGATCATGCAGTCGATCGACCTCCTGGCCGACAACCCGGACCCGGACGAACAGGCCGTCCGCGAAGGTCTCGAAGGCAACCTCTGCCGCTGCACCGGCTACCAGAACATCGTCCGCGCGGTCCGCGACGCCGCCCAGCACATGAGCCCCGGCGCCGGACCCGAAGCCGAGCGGATCACCGAAACCAAGCACGTCGGCGTGGGTGGTGACTGA
- a CDS encoding XdhC/CoxI family protein codes for MRDVLDDVFRRWSAGETVGLGTVVATFSSAPRAPGAAMVVAPDGTVAGSVSGGCVEGAVYELAQEVVAERKPVLQRYGVSDDDAFAVGLTCGGIIDIYVEHVDRTSMPELGDVVASVRGGEPVAVVTIIEHEREGLVGEHMIVWPDRTAGSLGSSRMDDAVADDARGLLASGRTGTLHYGPDGQRRGEGMAVFVNSFEPPPRLLVFGAIDFAAAMARMGAYLGYQVTVCDARPVFATTSRFPDAHDVVVDWPHRYLQAEADAGRIDQRTAIAVLTHDPKFDVPLLEVALRLDVGYVGAMGSRKTHDDRFARLREAGITEAELERLASPIGLDLGARTPEETAVSIAAEIIALRWGGGGKRLAELSGRIHG; via the coding sequence ATGCGTGACGTACTGGACGACGTGTTCCGCCGCTGGTCCGCGGGCGAGACCGTCGGGCTCGGCACCGTGGTCGCCACCTTCTCGTCGGCGCCGCGCGCGCCGGGCGCCGCGATGGTCGTCGCGCCGGACGGCACCGTCGCCGGCAGCGTGTCCGGCGGCTGCGTCGAGGGCGCGGTCTACGAACTGGCGCAGGAGGTCGTCGCCGAGCGCAAGCCGGTGCTGCAGCGGTACGGCGTCAGCGACGACGACGCCTTCGCGGTCGGCCTGACCTGCGGCGGGATCATCGACATCTACGTCGAGCACGTCGACCGCACGTCGATGCCGGAGCTCGGCGACGTCGTCGCGTCGGTCCGCGGCGGCGAGCCGGTCGCGGTCGTCACGATCATCGAGCACGAGCGCGAAGGCCTGGTCGGCGAGCACATGATCGTCTGGCCGGACCGCACCGCGGGCTCGCTGGGCTCGTCGCGGATGGACGACGCGGTGGCCGACGACGCGCGCGGCCTGCTGGCCAGCGGCCGCACCGGCACCCTGCACTACGGCCCGGACGGGCAGCGCCGCGGCGAGGGCATGGCGGTGTTCGTCAACTCGTTCGAGCCGCCGCCGCGGCTGCTGGTCTTCGGCGCGATCGACTTCGCCGCCGCGATGGCCCGCATGGGCGCCTACCTCGGCTACCAGGTCACGGTCTGCGACGCGCGGCCGGTGTTCGCCACCACCAGCCGGTTCCCGGACGCGCACGACGTCGTCGTCGACTGGCCGCACCGGTACCTGCAGGCGGAAGCGGACGCGGGCCGGATCGACCAGCGGACGGCGATCGCGGTGCTGACCCACGACCCGAAGTTCGACGTGCCGCTGCTGGAGGTGGCGCTGCGCCTGGACGTCGGGTACGTCGGCGCGATGGGGTCCCGCAAGACCCACGACGACCGGTTCGCGCGGCTGCGCGAGGCCGGGATCACCGAGGCGGAGCTGGAAAGGCTGGCGTCGCCGATCGGTCTCGACCTCGGCGCGCGCACGCCGGAGGAGACGGCCGTGTCGATCGCCGCGGAGATCATCGCGCTGCGGTGGGGCGGCGGCGGGAAGCGGCTCGCCGAGCTCTCGGGACGGATTCACGGCTGA
- a CDS encoding VWA domain-containing protein — protein MTTVADPVAGYAGFAAALREAGVACDAHRVQAYLTAVAEIDVAEPTQLYWAGRLTLCSSPDDLPCYEEAFSQWFSIETSTPRRATTAAPKQARIAPLGEAGGGDGEGGEGQDQLKVAASAHEVLRHRDLAELTTAEREHLRELLASLKPVLPKRPATRRTPSRRGRLDPSRTLRAMLASGGEPLKLVHARRGNRPRRVVLLIDVSGSMSPYADALLRFAHVLTRAAPPSVEVFTLGTRLTRVSRQLRQRDPERAMLAAGAAVPDFAGGTRLGETLQAFLDRWGRRGVARRAVVTVFSDGWERGDTGLLGEQLAHLRRLAHAVFWVNPHAGRAGYAPVQSGIVAALPHIDRLLAGHTLATLERLLGEISDA, from the coding sequence ATGACCACCGTCGCCGATCCCGTCGCCGGGTACGCCGGGTTCGCCGCCGCGTTGCGCGAAGCCGGTGTGGCCTGCGATGCGCACCGCGTGCAGGCGTACCTCACCGCCGTGGCGGAGATCGACGTCGCCGAGCCCACCCAGCTGTACTGGGCCGGGCGGCTCACGCTCTGCTCCAGCCCGGACGACCTGCCGTGCTACGAAGAAGCCTTCAGCCAGTGGTTTTCCATCGAGACCAGCACCCCGCGCCGCGCGACGACGGCCGCGCCCAAGCAGGCCAGGATCGCCCCGCTCGGGGAAGCCGGCGGTGGTGACGGTGAGGGCGGCGAAGGCCAGGACCAGCTGAAAGTCGCCGCCAGCGCCCACGAAGTCCTGCGTCACCGCGACCTCGCCGAACTCACCACCGCCGAGCGCGAACACCTTCGCGAACTGCTGGCCAGCCTCAAGCCTGTCCTCCCGAAGCGCCCGGCCACCCGGCGGACGCCGTCCCGGCGCGGGCGGCTCGACCCGTCGCGCACGCTCCGCGCCATGCTGGCCAGCGGCGGCGAACCCCTCAAGCTCGTGCACGCCCGCCGCGGCAACCGACCGCGACGGGTCGTTCTGCTCATCGACGTCTCCGGCTCGATGAGCCCGTACGCCGACGCCCTCCTACGGTTCGCCCACGTCCTGACGCGGGCCGCGCCACCGTCCGTCGAGGTGTTCACGCTCGGCACCCGGCTCACCCGGGTGTCGCGCCAGCTGCGGCAGCGCGACCCGGAGCGCGCGATGCTCGCCGCGGGCGCGGCCGTGCCGGACTTCGCCGGCGGCACCCGGCTGGGGGAGACGCTCCAGGCGTTCCTCGACCGCTGGGGCCGGCGCGGCGTGGCGCGCCGCGCGGTGGTCACGGTGTTCTCCGACGGCTGGGAACGCGGCGACACCGGCCTGCTCGGCGAACAGCTCGCGCACCTGCGCCGGCTCGCGCACGCCGTATTCTGGGTGAATCCGCACGCCGGCCGTGCGGGCTACGCTCCGGTCCAGTCGGGCATCGTGGCCGCGCTGCCCCACATCGACCGGCTCCTGGCCGGGCACACCCTGGCCACCTTGGAACGACTGCTCGGGGAGATTTCCGATGCGTGA